Below is a window of Nitrospirota bacterium DNA.
CTTCTTTATTGTCAAGAGATTAAGCCAAATAACTTGGTTATATGCTCTGGGTTTGAAAAAAAAAGAATATATCACAGAATTTCATGGAGGTTTTGACATAGTTATAACCATTATTTCTTATATTCTTATTCCATGGAAAAATCAGTCCTGCGGCACATACTCCCTTCTCAACCGCTTTTGCCAGAATGTGAGGAGAGTCATCTACAACAGCATGACATTCTGTATCTATTAAAACGAATATTAAATTATGTCTTTTCAGCCACCTTTCTGTTTGTTCAGAACTATCAGAGGAGCGATGGCTTGCAATGATTGAAGTCCCACCAGTCTATCCAGAATTCTGGTGGAGGTATGGTAATATTTATAATAATGTTAAGATTTTCTTAATTCCTTATACCTGTTAATCAATCCATTTGTTGATGAATCATGTGATGATATGATGCTATCGTCACGGAGTTCTGGTAAAATCTTTTTTGCAAGTTGTTTTCCCAATTCGACACCCCACTGATCGAAGCTGAATATATTCCATATTATGCCCTGAACAAATATCTTATGTTCATACATTGCGATAAGGCTTCCAAGAGTTCTCGGTGTGATCTTTCTGACAAGTATTGAATTGGTTGGTCTGTTACCTTTGAAGACTTTGAATGGTAGTAGCATTTTTATTCCCTCGTCATCCATGCCTGCTGCTTTAAGTTCATCAAATACTTCTTCCCGTGTCTTCCCTTTCATAAGTGCTTCAGTTTGTGCAAAAAAGTTAGATAGTAATATTAGATGATGTTCTCCTACTGGATTATGACTTATTGCAGGGATGATAAAATCACATGGTATTAATTTTGTTCCCTGATGAATGAGTTGATAAAAAGCGTGCTGACCGTTTGTTCCAGGTTCACCCCAGATTACCGGACCGGTCTGATATGTAACCTCATTACCTTCTCTATCAACAGATTTGCCATTGCTTTCCATATTACCCTGCTGAAAATAGGCAGGAAATCTATGCATATACTGATCATAGGGTAGTATTGCCTCTGTTTCTGCGTTAAAGAAATTGTTATACCATATGCCAATTAATGCGAGTATTACAGGTATATTTTTTTCGAAAGGAGTATTCCGGAAGTGATTGTCCATAGAGTGAGCTCCATCGAGAAGTTCAACAAAATTATCAAATCCTATGGTGCATGCTATTGAAAGACCGATAGCAGACCAGAGTGAATATCTTCCCCCGACCCAGTCCCAGAACCTGAATATATTTTTCTTGTCTATCCCAAATTTTATGACCTCTTTTTCATTTGTTGAGATCGCAACGAAGTGGTTTTTTATAAATGATTCATCCTTAGCAGAATCAAGAAACCATTTTCTCGCTGTATGTGCATTGGTCATCGTCTCCTGTGTGGTAAAGGTCTTTGATGCAATCATGAAAAGTGTTGTTTCTGGAGAGAGTTTGTTCAGTGTTTGAGTTATATGAGTACCGTCTATATTTGAAACAAAATGTGTGTGCAAATGTGGTTTCCAGTATGGCTTAAGAGTTTCGGTGACCATCAGAGGCCCCAGATCCGAACCTCCTATTCCGATATTGACAATATCTGAGACAGGTTTTCCTGTGAAGCCTTTCCACTCACCATTAATAATACTTGCTGAAAAGCTCTTCATTTGTTCCAGTACAGTGTTTACTTCATGCATTATGTTTTTGCCATCAACATAGATTGGGGTATTAGAGCGGTTTCGTAAAGCAATATGTAGAACTGCACGGCCTTCTGTCTCATTTATTTTATCCCCACTGAACATTTTCTCGACGGCATCTTTTACTCTGCATTCGTAAGCGAGATCGAGAAGCAAATTCATTGTTTTTTCTGTCACAATATTTTTCGAATAATCAACAGTCATATCCTCAAATGTTATATGAAATTTATCAAACCTGCGTGGATCAATGAGAAACATGTCTCTCATTGATCTATTTTTCATAGTCCTGTAATGTACCTGAAGTTTTTTCCATGCTTTTGTAGTTGTAGGATTTATCTTATCGAGCATCACATTCCTCTACTGAACAATCTCTTTTATTCTTCTCGCATATTCTTTTTTTAAAGCATCAAGAAAATCTTTATCAACCATTCCACGTGAAGTCTCTGTTTCAGTAAAACGCCGGGGTATCTTAACATCTTCGGGATTGTATCCTGTTGAAATACGTGTCTTCCAGCGTATTTTTCTAACATTCTGTGCAATATTATTAATATTTTCTGACAGCATATTATAACCTACAGCTTTCAGACAGTCTGTAAGCAGAGTTTCAGTGTAAACTTCGCGTGCAAAAAGACAGGCAACCATTGAAGTAAGCAATACTCTAATCTCCTCATCTTTTATAAGGAAGTCCACAGCCTTTTCTACCTTTCTATCTTTAGCTTTAAGGTCATAACTATAACCTGCTGCATCAAGGTGTGAATGACGGAAACCTAAAGCCTGTGATGTGAAGAACACCTCACCAGTAGCATAGCCTGCCATCTCCTGTCCGAGCACGCATGAAAAATCAGTTCCACCATATTTTTCTGCAGCTTTGAGAGTGCCATTCGCAAGCAATTGATAGAACTCATTCGTCCCCTTTGCAAGATGGATAATGGCTTCTTTGTATTTTTCTGTATCTCCAAATTTTAAAGGAATGAGCGTTTCTTTCTCAGTGATAATTCCTTTTTCCAGTGCCTCGGTAGCCCATGCAAGTGATACCCCTGTAGATATTACATCAAGTCCCATCTTCTCGACAGTGTCTAAAATTCTTAGAACCGAAAAACAATCAAATACTCCAAGCATGGACCCTGTAGCAAAAATCGGTTCATGGTCATATGATACCTGACGGTAAAAATATCTATTCTCGGCCTCAAATTTTTCTCTAACAAATCCAATATGTATGCATCCAACAGGACAGCCTGCACATGCAGCATTGCGTAATAATGCAATCTCTGCAAAATGCTCTCCTGTAATTCCACTTATTTCAGGGTCACTTGTTTTTTTTAAATTTCTACAGGGAAGTGCTCTTATATCATTCAGCATTGAAACATTAGCAGGTGTCCCGAGATTATGGTATTTGCTCATCATATCTGTATCAGTCATTTTTTTATGAATTTCTTCAAACAGCGCTGGATATTCCTTATTTTCTGGCAGGACAAATGATGCATCGCCCTGAATAATGATACCCTTTAAATTCTTAGAACCCATAGCAGCACCAGCACCGAGTCTGCCAAAATGGCGATATGTATCAGCATTGATGCAGGCTATTGGAGAGCATCGCTCGCCTGCAGGTCCTATACGAAGGATACTTCGATGACCTGAGCCTTTGAACATACGCCTGAGCATTTTCCCGGTTGCTGAAACATCCATACCCCAGAGATAGTGCACCTCTTTAATGTCAAGATGACGTGAGCCGACTGAAACACAGGAGGGTTTCTCTGCTTTTCCAGTAATTACAATGGCATCGAGATTTGCAAATCTCAAAGTTAGTGCTGAACGGCCACCTGCGTGGCTTTCTGCATATTGATTATGATAGGGAGATTTGAATGAGCATACAGTTTTGCTCATTAATGGAAAATAACCTGTTAGTGGACCTATTGCGAAGATAATCGGTTGATCAGGGTCATCCCATGTTTTTTCAGGATGTCCATATTTATTGAATAAAAGTGCTGCCAGTCCACTTCCCCCAGCCAATTCATTTCTTCCGTCAATTTCTACTACTGTTCCCCTGCTGTTTGAAAGATCTATATTGAGTACTCTGAAATGATCCCTGATCATTAATCTGTCTCTTCCTTTTTATTTACCTTGCCAGCGGCAACTTCAATCTCTTCTAATTCAAGGCAATCATGAGGGCAAAATGGAATACATTTCCCGCAATGAATGCAGACAAAGGGCTCTCCTGTCTGGTCAAGATATATGGCATCAACCGGACATGCTTTAGCGCATTCACCGCATCTGATGCATAGGTTTTTTCTTACTATTACTCCTCCTCCTTTTCTTTGTGAATATGCTCCTGTAGGACAGACCTGAACACAAGGAGCAGGATTACAGGCAAGGCATGTCTTTGCCTCGAAATTTGTAGATAAGCCACCAGATGTGAATATCCGGATGCCAGCAGTTTCCCATGAGAGGCGTTTGTGAATAAGCCTTGCGCAAGCGAGAGAACATGAATAACATCCGATACATCGCTCCATTCTTGGAGTAATCAATCTCTTCATGGTTATAGTGTATATATACTTTAAAAATAAATAAAGATGATTGGAATTGGACAGTTATGTTTTTTTCATATATTTTATAATTACAGTTATAATTATTTTTATAGCAAAAATAAAAAGAGTATGAAACTTCCAACGAATAAGACAAAGATTATCTGCACAATCGGTCCGGCATCTGAATCTCCTGAGATTATGGAAAAGATGATCAGGGCAGGGATGAATATCGCCCGGCTGAATTTTTCGCATGGTGATTTTTCTTCCCATGCAAAGACTATCAAAAATATCCGTGCAGTGGCTCATAGAACAGGGAGACGAATTGCTATTATGGCAGATCTTCCTGGTCCAAAAATACGTATCGGGAGACTTGCAAGAGAACCATTGATGCTTAAGTCTGGAGATATTTTTATTCTTACCGCTAAAGGTGGTATAAGTGAATTCAATAGAGTTTCTGTAACGTTTGAGAGACTTCCTGATGTTGTAAAACCTAATGACACACTTTTTTTAAATGATGGAATTATACAGCTTGAGGTAGAGAAAGTTGTTGATACTGATGTTTACTGCAGAGTTATTGTTGGTGGTGAGCTTAGATCCAGAAAAGGTATTAATTTGCCAGGTATTGCTCTGGGTATCAGTGCATTCACAGATAACGATTATAATTGTCTGAAATTTGCAAGTGAATATGGTATTGACGCAATAAGCCAGTCATTTGTAGAAAGTGCAGATGATATCGAGAAAGTTCGCAAAGCTGCAGCAGACATGGGATATTGTCCATATATCATAGCAAAAATTGAACGTTCAAGAGCCCTCGATAAGATAGAAGAGATTTTAAATGTTTCTGATGGAATAATGATAGCACGCGGAGATCTTGGAGTTGAAATACCTATTGAACAGATTGCAATTGTTCAAAAGAAACTTATGCGCAAGGCAAACCTTCTTGCTAAACCTGTTATAACTGCAACCCAAATGTTAGAGTCTATGACTAATAATAGAAGGCCTACCAGAGCTGAGGCAACAGATGTTGCGAATGCAATTTTTGAC
It encodes the following:
- the pgi gene encoding glucose-6-phosphate isomerase, with the protein product MLDKINPTTTKAWKKLQVHYRTMKNRSMRDMFLIDPRRFDKFHITFEDMTVDYSKNIVTEKTMNLLLDLAYECRVKDAVEKMFSGDKINETEGRAVLHIALRNRSNTPIYVDGKNIMHEVNTVLEQMKSFSASIINGEWKGFTGKPVSDIVNIGIGGSDLGPLMVTETLKPYWKPHLHTHFVSNIDGTHITQTLNKLSPETTLFMIASKTFTTQETMTNAHTARKWFLDSAKDESFIKNHFVAISTNEKEVIKFGIDKKNIFRFWDWVGGRYSLWSAIGLSIACTIGFDNFVELLDGAHSMDNHFRNTPFEKNIPVILALIGIWYNNFFNAETEAILPYDQYMHRFPAYFQQGNMESNGKSVDREGNEVTYQTGPVIWGEPGTNGQHAFYQLIHQGTKLIPCDFIIPAISHNPVGEHHLILLSNFFAQTEALMKGKTREEVFDELKAAGMDDEGIKMLLPFKVFKGNRPTNSILVRKITPRTLGSLIAMYEHKIFVQGIIWNIFSFDQWGVELGKQLAKKILPELRDDSIISSHDSSTNGLINRYKELRKS
- a CDS encoding aldehyde ferredoxin oxidoreductase — translated: MIRDHFRVLNIDLSNSRGTVVEIDGRNELAGGSGLAALLFNKYGHPEKTWDDPDQPIIFAIGPLTGYFPLMSKTVCSFKSPYHNQYAESHAGGRSALTLRFANLDAIVITGKAEKPSCVSVGSRHLDIKEVHYLWGMDVSATGKMLRRMFKGSGHRSILRIGPAGERCSPIACINADTYRHFGRLGAGAAMGSKNLKGIIIQGDASFVLPENKEYPALFEEIHKKMTDTDMMSKYHNLGTPANVSMLNDIRALPCRNLKKTSDPEISGITGEHFAEIALLRNAACAGCPVGCIHIGFVREKFEAENRYFYRQVSYDHEPIFATGSMLGVFDCFSVLRILDTVEKMGLDVISTGVSLAWATEALEKGIITEKETLIPLKFGDTEKYKEAIIHLAKGTNEFYQLLANGTLKAAEKYGGTDFSCVLGQEMAGYATGEVFFTSQALGFRHSHLDAAGYSYDLKAKDRKVEKAVDFLIKDEEIRVLLTSMVACLFAREVYTETLLTDCLKAVGYNMLSENINNIAQNVRKIRWKTRISTGYNPEDVKIPRRFTETETSRGMVDKDFLDALKKEYARRIKEIVQ
- a CDS encoding 4Fe-4S binding protein; translated protein: MKRLITPRMERCIGCYSCSLACARLIHKRLSWETAGIRIFTSGGLSTNFEAKTCLACNPAPCVQVCPTGAYSQRKGGGVIVRKNLCIRCGECAKACPVDAIYLDQTGEPFVCIHCGKCIPFCPHDCLELEEIEVAAGKVNKKEETD
- the pyk gene encoding pyruvate kinase → MKLPTNKTKIICTIGPASESPEIMEKMIRAGMNIARLNFSHGDFSSHAKTIKNIRAVAHRTGRRIAIMADLPGPKIRIGRLAREPLMLKSGDIFILTAKGGISEFNRVSVTFERLPDVVKPNDTLFLNDGIIQLEVEKVVDTDVYCRVIVGGELRSRKGINLPGIALGISAFTDNDYNCLKFASEYGIDAISQSFVESADDIEKVRKAAADMGYCPYIIAKIERSRALDKIEEILNVSDGIMIARGDLGVEIPIEQIAIVQKKLMRKANLLAKPVITATQMLESMTNNRRPTRAEATDVANAIFDGTDCVMLSGESAMGIYPVEAVEMLAKIAAMTEPHLNRLELKEFLKSSNREDKISLVDIISLSVENALEHVSVAAVFVPTRSGATARSIARFRLPVWITAVSSLEKTCQRLLFSYGIYPVWEPEHPDNWNEYVRNWLNMYEVEGKLAILTEGPSSKHPEANNRMEIIDLTRN